The following proteins are encoded in a genomic region of Agelaius phoeniceus isolate bAgePho1 chromosome 17, bAgePho1.hap1, whole genome shotgun sequence:
- the ZNF335 gene encoding zinc finger protein 335 isoform X12 → MEENAVESSSDASSQAAREEPTESGLGVGSSVAASADSSDAAAGHGLLSRAADSCVGQSSDSSGVSLVLVHSSVITDGAIVVSDSTASTSSDLGSAIDKIIESTIGPDIIQSCIAVTSAEDGRAETTQYLILQGPDDGAPMVSQMATSALANSLAIEAVGDGPTSTCLDQPGPSEPSRQLEVLELPAQPNQAQEADGGEELDQPDLETLEEMMEVVVVQQFKCKMCQYKSVSKKTLINHMKERHFQPVGSALALKKGRPRKVGAVPKTEDEEAAEEEDDDIMDAGAIDDPEEDSDYNPAEDEPRGRLPKYGCTVATSSEERPRRRPGRPRKLLRLENVSQDLPEAGGEVEPLVTSQSTPSRELQNSEAASSSGLENGTGENLAEPGISQSDSENKDPSSNTGAEDADVIPRRRGRPSRRFLGKKYRKYMGRRYYYKSPKPLMRPYLCRICGSRFLTHDDLRFHVNSHEANDPQLFKCLQCSYRSRRWSSLKEHMFNHVGSKPYKCEECNYTSVYKKDVIRHSTVHSRDRKKRADPPPKLNSFPCPVCNRVYPMQKRLTQHMKTHSTEKPHMCDKCGKSFKKRYTFKMHLLTHIQAIANRRFKCEFCDYVCEDKKVLLNHQLSHMNDKPYKCSVCKYSTFREDFLVSHMAVKHTGGKPFACEFCHFTTKHKKNLRLHVQCRHADSFEEWAQRHPEEPPCRRRPFFTLQQIEELKQQHSQVQAPAEPEASPPAPLGPITCHTVQAVAGAEPSVLSQGSLEGATIIYEQEVAGSAELATQTALDLLLNMSTQRELATSSLQVAVVKPDDPGEAPAPCELQAQEEEEAKVDSKEQQQKLVMLHMAEPGQTLVQEAYGEASLSGSELQQITIPFSGAAEYSIIAPISEEIQAPATLYSSEEESPVETSHTVVVSGAVMTEEALKDHSNHYIMSSSVPGSQFQAMEPLSGDAAFSSPAEGQEAEPAGIKWPVVQCVTSLAQSDSSLSPASEGHEVSSPKIKWPALQGMAKKLTCKVSTAKKLSCKISTAKKFSCKICTAMFTGRAEMESHKRAHIGPSTFKCPDCPFTATLWPEVRSHMVQHANLRPHKCPHCSFASKNKKDLRRHMLTHTNEKPFACQVCGQRFNRNGHLKFHTQRLHSSEGKRPGPAAAQQTIILNSNEDTLATLHTALQAGQAVLAPERLQQALGQEHILVAQEQSVTSQEEAAYIQEITTADGQTVQHLVTADNQVQYIIAQEGVPHLLPQEYVVVPEGHHIQVQDGQITHIQYEQGGQFLPESQIQYMPVSPEQQLVTQAQLEAAAHSAVSAVADAAMAQAQGVFTTEAAAEQMQQLQPGIHYDVITLSD, encoded by the exons ATGGAGGAGAATGCGGTGGAGAGCAGCAGCGACGCGAGCTCGCAGGCGGCGCGGGAGGAGCCCACCGAGAGCGGGCTGGGCGTCGGGAGCTCGGTGGCCGCGTCGGCGGACAGCAGCGATGCGGCCGCGGGGCACGGGCTCCTCTCCCGGGCCGCTGACTCCTGCGTGGGGCAGAGCTCCGACAGCAGCGGGGTCTCCTTG gtcctggtgcACTCCAGTGTCATCACCGATGGAGCCATAGTTGTGTCAGACTCCACTGCATCCACTTCCTCCGACCTGGGTTCTGCCATTGACAAAATCATCGAGTCCACAATCGGGCCTGACATCATCCAGA GCTGCATCGCCGTGACCAGCGCAGAGGATGGAAGGGCAGAGACCACGCAGTACCTTATTCTGCAAGGCCCTGATGATG GTGCTCCCATGGTGTCCCAGATGGCCACTTCTGCTCTAGCCAATAGCTTGGCAATAGAGGCTGTTGGTGATGGACCTACCTCCACGTGCCTTGACCAGCCCGGCCCTTCAGAGCCTTCCAGGCAGTTGgaagtgctggagctgcctgcacAGCCAAACCAAGCGCAGGAGGCAGATGGTGGGGAGGAGCTGGACCAGCCAGACTTGGAGACcctggaagagatgatggaagTGGTGGTGGTGCAGCAGTTCAAGTGCAAGATGTGTCAGTACAAGAGTGTGTCTAAGAAAACACTGATTAACCACATGAAAGAGCGTCACTTCCAGCCAG TGGGTTCAGCTCTGGCTTTGAAGAAAGGACGACCACGAAAGGTGGGAGCTGTTCCAAAGACTGAGGATGAGGAGGCtgcagaagaagaagatgatgaTATTATGGATGCTGGTGCTATTGATGATCCTGAAG AGGACAGTGACTACAACCCAGCTGAGGATGAGCCCCGGGGGCGACTGCCCAAGTATGGCTGCACTGTCGCCACCTCCAGCGAGGAGAGGCCACGCCGGCGCCCAGGGAGACCCCGCAAGCTGCTTCGTCTGGAGAATGTGTCTCAGGACTTGCCGGAag caggaggggaggtGGAGCCCTTGGTGACGTCCCAGAGCACACCAAGCCGGGAGCTGCAGAACTCAGAAGCAGCCAGTTCCTCCGGCCTGGAGAATGGGACTGGTGAGAACCTGGCAGAGCCCGGTATCAGCCAGTCTGACTCTGAGAACAAGGACCCTTCTTCCAACACCGGTGCCGAGGATGCAGACGTCATCCCCCGGCGGCGTGGGAGGCCCTCCCGCCGTTTCCTGGGCAAGAAATACCGCAAGTACATGGGGCGCAG gtATTACTACAAGTCCCCCAAGCCCCTGATGCGGCCCTACCTGTGTCGGATCTGCGGCTCACGGTTCCTCACACACGATGACCTGCGCTTCCACGTCAACTCACACGAGGCCAATGACCCGCAGCTCTTCAAGTGTCTTCAGTGCAGCTACCGCTCCCGGCGCTGGTCCTCCCTCAAG GAGCACATGTTCAACCATGTGGGCAGCAAGCCCTACAAGTGCGAGGAGTGCAATTACACCAGCGTGTACAAGAAGGATGTCATTCGACACTCTACAgtgcacagcagggacag GAAGAAGAGAGCTGATCCG CCACCAAAGCTGAACTCCTTCCCGTGCCCTGTCTGCAACCGTGTTTACCCCATGCAGAAGAGGCTTACGCAGCACATGAAGACACACAGTACAGAGAAACCACACATGTGTGATAAG TGCGGGAAGTCCTTTAAGAAGCGTTACACCTTCAAGATGCACCTGCTAACACACATCCAGGCCATTGCCAACCGCAG GTTCAAGTGTGAGTTCTGTGACTATGTCTGCGAGGACAAGAAGGTCCTGCTGAACCACCAGCTGTCACATATGAATGACAAGCCCTACAAATGCAGCGTCTGCAAATATTCCACCTTCCGGGAGGACTTCCTGGTCTCGCACATGGCAGTCAAGCACACAG GAGGGAAGCCGTTCGCTTGCGAGTTCTGCCACTTCACCACCAAGCACAAGAAGAACCTGCGCCTGCACGTGCAGTGCCGCCATGCCGACTCCTTCGAGGAGTGGGCACAGAGGCACCCCGAGGAGCCgccctgccgccgccgccccttCTTCACCCTGCAGCAGATCGAggagctgaagcagcagcacagccaggtgcAGGCACCGGCTGAGCCAGAGGCCAGCCCACCG GCACCTCTCGGCCCCATCACTTGCCACACGGTCCAGGCTGTTGcaggtgcagagccctctgTTCTCTCGCAAGGTTCCCTGGAAGGGGCCACCATCATTTATGAACAAG AAGTGGCTGGATCAGCAGAGCTGGCCACGCAGACGGCCCTGGATCTCCTGCTGAACATGAGCACCCAGCGGGAGCTGGCCACCAGCTCGCTGCAG GTGGCAGTGGTGAAGCCAGATGATCCAGGAGAAGCACCAGCCCCCTgtgagctgcaggcacaggaggaggaggaggcaaaggtGGATTctaaggagcagcagcaaaagctggtgatgctgcacatggcagagcctgggcagaCACTTGTGCAGGAGGCTTATGGGGAAGCGAGCCTGAgtggctcagagctgcagcagatcACCATCCCCTTCAGTGGAGCAGCAGAGTACAGCATCATCGCACCCATCAGTGAGGAGATCCAGGCTCCTGCCACGCTGTACAG CAGTGAGGAGGAGAGTCCTGTGGAGACCTCCCACACAGTTGTGGTGAGCGGAGCTGTGATGACAGAGGAGGCACTGAAGGACCATAGCAATCACTACATCATGTCATCCAGTGTCCCAGGGAGCCAGTTCCAGGCCATGGAG CCCCTCAGCGGGGATGCTGCCTTTTCCTCACCTGCGGAGGGCCAGGAGGCAGAGCCCGCCGGCATCAAGTGGCCCGTGGTGCAGTGTGTCACCAGTCTGGCCCAGAGCGACTCGTCTTTGTCCCCAGCGTCCGAGGGGCACGAAGTGTCGTCCCCAAAGATCAAGTGGCCTGCACTCCAAGGCATGGCCAAGAAGCTCACATGCAAGGTTTCCACAGCCAAGAAGCTCTCATGCAAGATTTCCACGGCCAAAAAGTTTTCATGCAAGATTTGCACAGCCATGTTCACAGGGAGAGCGGAGATGGAGAGTCACAAGAGAGCCCACATTGGGCCCAGCACTTTCAAGTGTCCCGACTGTCCCTTCACTGCCACTCTCTGGCCAGAGGTCCGG AGCCACATGGTTCAACATGCCAACCTCCGGCCACACAAGTGCCCCCACTGCAGCTTTGCCTCCAAGAACAAGAAGGACCTGCGCAGGCACATGCTGACCCACACCAATGAGAAGCCCTTCGCCTGCCAGGTCTGTGGGCAGAG GTTCAACCGTAATGGGCACCTCAAGTTCCACACACAGCGTTTGCACAGCTCAGAGGGCAAAAGGCCAGggccagctgctgcccagcagacCATCATCCTGAACAGCAATGAGGACACCCTAGCCACCCTACACA cagctctgcaggccgggcaggctgtgctggctcctgaGCGGCTGCAGCAGGCCCTTGGGCAGGAGCACATCCTTGttgcacaggagcagagcgtcACCAGTCAG gaggaggcagcctACATCCAGGAGATCACAACTGCTGACGGACAGACAGTACAGCACTTAGTGACTGCTGACAACCAG GTTCAGTACATTATTGCCCAGGAAGGTGTCCCACACTTGCTTCCCCAAGAGTATGTTGTTGTCCCGGAGGGACATCACATCCAG GTGCAGGATGGTCAGATCACTCACATCCAGTATGAGCAGGGTGGCCAGTTCCTCCCGGAGTCACAG ATCCAGTACATGCCTGTGTCACCGGAGCAGCAGCTTGTcacccaggcacagctggaagcagcagcacactCGGCTGTCTCAG cagtgGCGGATGCGGCCATGGCCCAGGCCCAGGGCGTCTTCACCAccgaggcagcagcagagcagatgcagcagctgcagccggGCATCCACTACGATGTGATCACGCTGTCGGACTAG
- the ZNF335 gene encoding zinc finger protein 335 isoform X2 yields MEENAVESSSDASSQAAREEPTESGLGVGSSVAASADSSDAAAGHGLLSRAADSCVGQSSDSSGVSLEEVSESSSSTDAIPRIYLPDSSSIAQSTLVSSVSTVSQSIMVSESPQVLVHSSVITDGAIVVSDSTASTSSDLGSAIDKIIESTIGPDIIQSCIAVTSAEDGRAETTQYLILQGPDDGAPMVSQMATSALANSLAIEAVGDGPTSTCLDQPGPSEPSRQLEVLELPAQPNQAQEADGGEELDQPDLETLEEMMEVVVVQQFKCKMCQYKSVSKKTLINHMKERHFQPVGSALALKKGRPRKVGAVPKTEDEEAAEEEDDDIMDAGAIDDPEEDSDYNPAEDEPRGRLPKYGCTVATSSEERPRRRPGRPRKLLRLENVSQDLPEAGGEVEPLVTSQSTPSRELQNSEAASSSGLENGTGENLAEPGISQSDSENKDPSSNTGAEDADVIPRRRGRPSRRFLGKKYRKYMGRRYYYKSPKPLMRPYLCRICGSRFLTHDDLRFHVNSHEANDPQLFKCLQCSYRSRRWSSLKEHMFNHVGSKPYKCEECNYTSVYKKDVIRHSTVHSRDRKKRADPPPKLNSFPCPVCNRVYPMQKRLTQHMKTHSTEKPHMCDKCGKSFKKRYTFKMHLLTHIQAIANRRFKCEFCDYVCEDKKVLLNHQLSHMNDKPYKCSVCKYSTFREDFLVSHMAVKHTGGKPFACEFCHFTTKHKKNLRLHVQCRHADSFEEWAQRHPEEPPCRRRPFFTLQQIEELKQQHSQVQAPAEPEASPPAPLGPITCHTVQAVAGAEPSVLSQGSLEGATIIYEQEVAGSAELATQTALDLLLNMSTQRELATSSLQVAVVKPDDPGEAPAPCELQAQEEEEAKVDSKEQQQKLVMLHMAEPGQTLVQEAYGEASLSGSELQQITIPFSGAAEYSIIAPISEEIQAPATLYSEEESPVETSHTVVVSGAVMTEEALKDHSNHYIMSSSVPGSQFQAMEPLSGDAAFSSPAEGQEAEPAGIKWPVVQCVTSLAQSDSSLSPASEGHEVSSPKIKWPALQGMAKKLTCKVSTAKKLSCKISTAKKFSCKICTAMFTGRAEMESHKRAHIGPSTFKCPDCPFTATLWPEVRSHMVQHANLRPHKCPHCSFASKNKKDLRRHMLTHTNEKPFACQVCGQRFNRNGHLKFHTQRLHSSEGKRPGPAAAQQTIILNSNEDTLATLHTALQAGQAVLAPERLQQALGQEHILVAQEQSVTSQEEAAYIQEITTADGQTVQHLVTADNQVQYIIAQEGVPHLLPQEYVVVPEGHHIQVQDGQITHIQYEQGGQFLPESQIQYMPVSPEQQLVTQAQLEAAAHSAVSAVADAAMAQAQGVFTTEAAAEQMQQLQPGIHYDVITLSD; encoded by the exons ATGGAGGAGAATGCGGTGGAGAGCAGCAGCGACGCGAGCTCGCAGGCGGCGCGGGAGGAGCCCACCGAGAGCGGGCTGGGCGTCGGGAGCTCGGTGGCCGCGTCGGCGGACAGCAGCGATGCGGCCGCGGGGCACGGGCTCCTCTCCCGGGCCGCTGACTCCTGCGTGGGGCAGAGCTCCGACAGCAGCGGGGTCTCCTTG GAAGAGGTCTCAGAGAGCAGTTCCAGCACAGATGCCATTCCAAGGATTTACCTGCCAGACTCATCCTCTATTGCCCAATCCACCTTGGTCTCCAGTGTCTCCACTGTGAGCCAGTCCATCATGGTGTCAGAgtccccacaggtcctggtgcACTCCAGTGTCATCACCGATGGAGCCATAGTTGTGTCAGACTCCACTGCATCCACTTCCTCCGACCTGGGTTCTGCCATTGACAAAATCATCGAGTCCACAATCGGGCCTGACATCATCCAGA GCTGCATCGCCGTGACCAGCGCAGAGGATGGAAGGGCAGAGACCACGCAGTACCTTATTCTGCAAGGCCCTGATGATG GTGCTCCCATGGTGTCCCAGATGGCCACTTCTGCTCTAGCCAATAGCTTGGCAATAGAGGCTGTTGGTGATGGACCTACCTCCACGTGCCTTGACCAGCCCGGCCCTTCAGAGCCTTCCAGGCAGTTGgaagtgctggagctgcctgcacAGCCAAACCAAGCGCAGGAGGCAGATGGTGGGGAGGAGCTGGACCAGCCAGACTTGGAGACcctggaagagatgatggaagTGGTGGTGGTGCAGCAGTTCAAGTGCAAGATGTGTCAGTACAAGAGTGTGTCTAAGAAAACACTGATTAACCACATGAAAGAGCGTCACTTCCAGCCAG TGGGTTCAGCTCTGGCTTTGAAGAAAGGACGACCACGAAAGGTGGGAGCTGTTCCAAAGACTGAGGATGAGGAGGCtgcagaagaagaagatgatgaTATTATGGATGCTGGTGCTATTGATGATCCTGAAG AGGACAGTGACTACAACCCAGCTGAGGATGAGCCCCGGGGGCGACTGCCCAAGTATGGCTGCACTGTCGCCACCTCCAGCGAGGAGAGGCCACGCCGGCGCCCAGGGAGACCCCGCAAGCTGCTTCGTCTGGAGAATGTGTCTCAGGACTTGCCGGAag caggaggggaggtGGAGCCCTTGGTGACGTCCCAGAGCACACCAAGCCGGGAGCTGCAGAACTCAGAAGCAGCCAGTTCCTCCGGCCTGGAGAATGGGACTGGTGAGAACCTGGCAGAGCCCGGTATCAGCCAGTCTGACTCTGAGAACAAGGACCCTTCTTCCAACACCGGTGCCGAGGATGCAGACGTCATCCCCCGGCGGCGTGGGAGGCCCTCCCGCCGTTTCCTGGGCAAGAAATACCGCAAGTACATGGGGCGCAG gtATTACTACAAGTCCCCCAAGCCCCTGATGCGGCCCTACCTGTGTCGGATCTGCGGCTCACGGTTCCTCACACACGATGACCTGCGCTTCCACGTCAACTCACACGAGGCCAATGACCCGCAGCTCTTCAAGTGTCTTCAGTGCAGCTACCGCTCCCGGCGCTGGTCCTCCCTCAAG GAGCACATGTTCAACCATGTGGGCAGCAAGCCCTACAAGTGCGAGGAGTGCAATTACACCAGCGTGTACAAGAAGGATGTCATTCGACACTCTACAgtgcacagcagggacag GAAGAAGAGAGCTGATCCG CCACCAAAGCTGAACTCCTTCCCGTGCCCTGTCTGCAACCGTGTTTACCCCATGCAGAAGAGGCTTACGCAGCACATGAAGACACACAGTACAGAGAAACCACACATGTGTGATAAG TGCGGGAAGTCCTTTAAGAAGCGTTACACCTTCAAGATGCACCTGCTAACACACATCCAGGCCATTGCCAACCGCAG GTTCAAGTGTGAGTTCTGTGACTATGTCTGCGAGGACAAGAAGGTCCTGCTGAACCACCAGCTGTCACATATGAATGACAAGCCCTACAAATGCAGCGTCTGCAAATATTCCACCTTCCGGGAGGACTTCCTGGTCTCGCACATGGCAGTCAAGCACACAG GAGGGAAGCCGTTCGCTTGCGAGTTCTGCCACTTCACCACCAAGCACAAGAAGAACCTGCGCCTGCACGTGCAGTGCCGCCATGCCGACTCCTTCGAGGAGTGGGCACAGAGGCACCCCGAGGAGCCgccctgccgccgccgccccttCTTCACCCTGCAGCAGATCGAggagctgaagcagcagcacagccaggtgcAGGCACCGGCTGAGCCAGAGGCCAGCCCACCG GCACCTCTCGGCCCCATCACTTGCCACACGGTCCAGGCTGTTGcaggtgcagagccctctgTTCTCTCGCAAGGTTCCCTGGAAGGGGCCACCATCATTTATGAACAAG AAGTGGCTGGATCAGCAGAGCTGGCCACGCAGACGGCCCTGGATCTCCTGCTGAACATGAGCACCCAGCGGGAGCTGGCCACCAGCTCGCTGCAG GTGGCAGTGGTGAAGCCAGATGATCCAGGAGAAGCACCAGCCCCCTgtgagctgcaggcacaggaggaggaggaggcaaaggtGGATTctaaggagcagcagcaaaagctggtgatgctgcacatggcagagcctgggcagaCACTTGTGCAGGAGGCTTATGGGGAAGCGAGCCTGAgtggctcagagctgcagcagatcACCATCCCCTTCAGTGGAGCAGCAGAGTACAGCATCATCGCACCCATCAGTGAGGAGATCCAGGCTCCTGCCACGCTGTACAG TGAGGAGGAGAGTCCTGTGGAGACCTCCCACACAGTTGTGGTGAGCGGAGCTGTGATGACAGAGGAGGCACTGAAGGACCATAGCAATCACTACATCATGTCATCCAGTGTCCCAGGGAGCCAGTTCCAGGCCATGGAG CCCCTCAGCGGGGATGCTGCCTTTTCCTCACCTGCGGAGGGCCAGGAGGCAGAGCCCGCCGGCATCAAGTGGCCCGTGGTGCAGTGTGTCACCAGTCTGGCCCAGAGCGACTCGTCTTTGTCCCCAGCGTCCGAGGGGCACGAAGTGTCGTCCCCAAAGATCAAGTGGCCTGCACTCCAAGGCATGGCCAAGAAGCTCACATGCAAGGTTTCCACAGCCAAGAAGCTCTCATGCAAGATTTCCACGGCCAAAAAGTTTTCATGCAAGATTTGCACAGCCATGTTCACAGGGAGAGCGGAGATGGAGAGTCACAAGAGAGCCCACATTGGGCCCAGCACTTTCAAGTGTCCCGACTGTCCCTTCACTGCCACTCTCTGGCCAGAGGTCCGG AGCCACATGGTTCAACATGCCAACCTCCGGCCACACAAGTGCCCCCACTGCAGCTTTGCCTCCAAGAACAAGAAGGACCTGCGCAGGCACATGCTGACCCACACCAATGAGAAGCCCTTCGCCTGCCAGGTCTGTGGGCAGAG GTTCAACCGTAATGGGCACCTCAAGTTCCACACACAGCGTTTGCACAGCTCAGAGGGCAAAAGGCCAGggccagctgctgcccagcagacCATCATCCTGAACAGCAATGAGGACACCCTAGCCACCCTACACA cagctctgcaggccgggcaggctgtgctggctcctgaGCGGCTGCAGCAGGCCCTTGGGCAGGAGCACATCCTTGttgcacaggagcagagcgtcACCAGTCAG gaggaggcagcctACATCCAGGAGATCACAACTGCTGACGGACAGACAGTACAGCACTTAGTGACTGCTGACAACCAG GTTCAGTACATTATTGCCCAGGAAGGTGTCCCACACTTGCTTCCCCAAGAGTATGTTGTTGTCCCGGAGGGACATCACATCCAG GTGCAGGATGGTCAGATCACTCACATCCAGTATGAGCAGGGTGGCCAGTTCCTCCCGGAGTCACAG ATCCAGTACATGCCTGTGTCACCGGAGCAGCAGCTTGTcacccaggcacagctggaagcagcagcacactCGGCTGTCTCAG cagtgGCGGATGCGGCCATGGCCCAGGCCCAGGGCGTCTTCACCAccgaggcagcagcagagcagatgcagcagctgcagccggGCATCCACTACGATGTGATCACGCTGTCGGACTAG